ATTCACCATTGACAGCTTTACCAAATTCCATTGGTGCCTTAAAACACTTACGAGAACTTGACTTGACCAACTGTTGCAATATAAAGAAACTTCCGAGTTCTTTCTATAAGCTTCGAAGGTTACAATCATTAAGAATGAGGGGTGTTCCTTTGATGCAATTGCCCGTGAGCATGGAAACCTTGATTGAGCTTAGATATCTAGAAATAACTATTAAAGCTAAGAAATTGAAAGGAAGTCGATTAAGAAGTTGGACTTCACTTTAATTCTTGGTGTTGGTTGATTGTGACAATTTAGAATGTCTATCCAAGAAAATGAAGTGCCTCACCGGACTTACGCATCTAATACTTTACGGGTGTACGGAGTTGAGTAACATATAGTATATAAACGAGCGTTTAGATTTGCAGGAATGGCTTAAAAACAACTGTTTAAGAGATGGactattcaaataaaatttgaggTATGCAACCATACTTTAATTTCTGTATGTACAagctttttctttactttctttaaAAACCCGAGTTTTGATTGAAAATGTTATCAGGTATATACATGATTTGGAGGTTGCTTccactcaaaataaaaagtgGTGAGCTTTTATTTACTGCCATAAATATCTCCACTGGTATTAATGCACCACaaacttcttttttcttgtcATCTTTACATAACATTCAAGTTACCTATTATTAGTTTTTCTTTAATACTAATTTTCCCTCTTTGAGAAGCTAATATCATATACTAACTTCTTGCAATTCCTCACAAACAAGGGAATATTAAGGTGGCACTATAATGGACATGTTGATTAGGACAGGggaaaatactaaaattcagaaatttcataaaaaaacttGCAATATGGTTTTTGTTTCccttttttgtaattaaatataaagaaaaaaatggtggGGATTTATACATTGATTGCACCTATAATTAAGGATGAGTGTTCGATCGAATTGAGtgtaaaatttcaagttagtcgagttgacgaGTCTTATTTAATCatcttaactcaaaattttttaaatcaaattaagtgaaatgaaatttaagtcGAATCAAATGTGGAGATGAATAAATCGGTAAAGCTATAgaaataatttactttatttgcattttgatttcaaattatgaGTTGTATTTCTAATAAGTCTACACTTACTTCACATATTCCAAATTTTAATGGCTTGATGTTATGTACTAACTATAAAGGGTAGTTTTAGTGTTTATTCTTCAATTTGATAATTCTTAATccttatattatttgaattttaaaattttgacttgaCACAAACGACAACcgctaaattcattaattacttttttaataatatatgaaaatagaaaacttcATTACATATTGCATAAGATTTGGAAATAACATAACTCAATTCAATGAATTTAGTAGCTATAGTTTCTAAAgactaaaaatttgaaattttgaaaatacaaagactaaaatgatcaaattaaagtacatggACTACACTACATAGTACATGGactaatatcaaaatttaaccttAGAAAGATCATATACTctattttgattcttttgaaaGTAATAGGAGTAATTTgaatactttaaaataaagaTTCTTTTGAAAGTTATAGGAGTAATTTgaatactttaaaatattttagttaattattatattatttccgttatttatttttaattttcttttatttttattggaatTATATACTTTATGTCTATCAATgctttttagttatatttttagtaCTTCttgattttttgttatttatttattagtattttaaataattttgataaagttgAATATATCAAGtgatatcaaattattaaacaaattttttctataaaagaCTCTTATAATCAACTAATTTTATCTTAGCCAAGATACAACCAAAAACAAATATGGATGATGAAAGATCAATGGTTGATAGATGCACAAGTGAAACGTGAAGTGACAACTAATGCAACAACTCCTGAAAATAAACATGAAGATATTTCTACTCTCTCAAGATCTCATGACAAAGAACTTTGTTATTCCACGAGTTAAATCTACCAAATACGAAATTGCTGATGAGTTAGCATCCATTGCACTACTTGCTGAAACATCTTATTGAGGGGAGTGTGTTGATGCTACAACTAAGGGGGAGTGTGCTAATGGTATTATTGTGTTGATGCTACAACTAAGGGGGAGTGTGCTAATGGTATTATTAAGGGGGAATTTCTCTTTTCCAttcttattgttattatttgttttgtatATTCCTGATGTTGCTTACACGTTATCACTTTTTGTGGTTGATAAAACTTCAACTTATGGAGATGGTTATTCAATTGCAATTGCCTAAAgttcttttggatttttgtcCAAAACAGGGTGATAGAATAAACTAAGTTTGAGGGGAACTTGGATCTTATTGTTGTTGATGTTTGTGTTAGATTTCTTAGTTGAAGAATTGGTTGCATGGCTTTaggtcaaaaataaaaaaagaggaagattgttaatctaaatttttaaagttgttgTTTATGTGCCAAGAGAAGTGCCCACTTCCTCAATCACTACACCAGGCACATAACTAGACTTATTTGTTAACATGTTTGACcaaaatattttgatgatttggTTGCATCTATTTAAGGATCTTGTGTAGCCAATCTCAcgtttattttcaaatattcttATGTGGTCTACTTACCTATTATATTAAGATATGCAATCCATGAAGATATGAGTTGACTTAATCATCTTTTGTATCCTTATATTAAAGATAATTGGATTGATGAGATTTGGCAAATCAAGATGGATTAAAGGTTACCTTGCTCTAAATAGTGAAGgcaagtgttttttttaagtggCTATCGAAGTGCCGAAGAAAGTGGCCACTTCCGCTAGCACATCGACAAGTAGCTTGCTTTATCTGGagctgaaaatattttcaaccaAATCAGTTGGGCATTGACTTAAATGATTTTATGGACGTGTGTTGGCTCTTATTTGATTATCCATATTGTGGTGcaacaaatattttaagattCGATCAGATTGGATCAAGCAATTGAATCCTGTGAAATATAGAGATTGAATCGGGATAGATTAGAATACTTATCTTGATGATCTCTTATTTGTTCTAGACTCTATTAGGATACTATTAAAGTCTTTTTATGAGCTTATTTTAGTGGGATATTGATTGtaatttatctttatcttaGAAAGCCCTTAACTCTTATATATTAAAGGCTTGTTTAAGTTAGAACTATGTAGAGAAGTACTCGTCAATTCATAGAGGAACATCGTTTTGTAAATGCATTTGAgacaaaaaaaacccttttgTTGTTGGCTTTACAAAATAAGTTCTTAGAGAGAGAATTTAATGGTGAGAGTTTCAGCCTTTGAGATACAAGTGTAAGGATTTTTTACTAGGATGTGTTAGAAATAGGTTTAGTGGTTATATTTGTTTCAAAAGTAGTGGATTCATCTCACTAAGTTAGGTTCCGTAGATGTAAGAAAATTGAACTGCAATAAATTTGTTGTCCCctattctttgttttgtttttcgtaGTGCTTGCAGAAGTGCCAACTTTTCCAACCATTTCTGTAATACCTTTCGGCTGACCCAATCACCGAGTTTAAGCTATAGGATGCTATAGTCGTTTCCAAAGCAACTTCCATCAAATTcagaataaaataatcattacaAATAAACATTCATGTAAATAACAATATTACAAAAATTGGATATCATGCACAACCTTTCTCGGGTCTTATATGAGCATTGAATGCTCTAAAGTTAACCCGAGACCGAACGAGGATCAAGTtgcaacattttcaaaatttaaggttGATGTCACGACGTGAGTGAGTTCCCTGTTGCAACGTGGCATACTGACTTGGCCTCGTTGTGACGATGGGGTACCTCGTCACGTAGTGGCCTAAAGTCTAAAGCTCGTCATGATGACCACCGTTTGACGTTTTGACGTGACatattgttttagtaaaaaatacacaaaataatatttgtctCATACCATTAACCAAACTTATCAATGATACCATTCAATACCAATCTTCCATAACTTAAAATAACATCAAAGACAAGCCAGATACTTAATATTTCCTACCAATCATATcattaccaattcaaaacaagATTAAATCAATATGAGTTCAACTATGGCCAATTTTTTCTAAGTGTCATCTAAACCAACAAAATACCAACTTACCTATGTCAACTTCATATCCAATTATGCCAATTCATTTGCCAAAAAGCAAAACTCAAATCATTTGCCAAAGCCtatgtaacaacctattttttagtggtgtcaaaaatagtggtttcggagccaaaaatctaaaaagtgAGTTCGTAaatacactacaccaaaataggcttttagcggcacttttagcggcgtttggacaaaaaacgccactaaaaatcaagcattagtggcgcttttacaaaaacaccactaaagatcgagcattagcggcatattttggaaaacgccgctaaaaataagcattagcggcgttttccaaaaagcgccgcaaaaaacctaagcccaacgacgccgttttcagCGTTTTTAgggtctatagtggcgtttttgaaaaagcgccgctaatgctcgtacctttagcggcgtttttgaaaaagcaccgctaatgttcgtacctttagcggcatttttgaaaaagcacCGTTAATGCTCGTacctttagcgacgtttttgaaaaagcgccgctaatgctcatacctttagcggtgtttttgaaaaagcgccgctaatgctattacctttagcgacgtttttgaaaaagtgccgctaatgctcataCCTTTAGCTGCGTTTTTGaacaagcgccgctaatgctcgtacctttagcggcgtttttgaaaaagcgccgctaatgctcatacctttagtggtgtttttgaagaagcgccgctactGCTcgtacctttagcggcgtttttgaaaaagcgccgctaataataaaatctaaaaccatttcaattatctcattctttgatatattctcaagtaatgtttcaattatatttttttattataagttgaaaaaattaatatttcgttgtatttattatatagtggtcaaatttacatttaaatgataacaaataatattgtttaatacaaattgtttttattaaagagaagtcctaactcctaactatttattattatttttcaatcacagtttatttaaactactttactagaaaaatatattaaattatgagtaaaataaaatatcataaaacttaaattattattacttgGTCTAATACCCACTAGAAATTAATACTAGGTTTTTTAGGTTGTGAAAGGgttataggaaaatattataaatattgaaattcgaataaaatttattaaatattgaattttagaaaataattaagtgaaGTTGGGATTCAATTTAGCTAGTAAAGTCGGTGGGGTTAGTTGGACGATTTGCTCCCGAAAAGAAAAagctatttgtttatttcttgatAACAAAAAGTGTTAGCTGGGTCTCGAGTCTAGAGCCGAATGCTGCTTCAGGCAGTATAGTGGTAGTGGTGGACAAGTAGGTCTAATTTATCTGAATAGCCCAATGGCAAAAGAAATTGCAAATATCTTATATTTGCaatcattaatcaaattacGTTGGGTACTTCGTTAGGGTGGGTGAGTGGCGAGTGCTGAGGTCTAGGGTTGGGAAAACAAAATGAGCAGAGCAGGGTAGGGTAGGGTTTGCATTTGGATTTGGGTCGGGTTAGTGgataatgatgaataaatatcatcataatgtttattattttaggattacaGTTTTGAGTTCAGGGTTTAGGGCTTGGGGATtggagtttaaggtttagagtttacaTTTTAGTGTTAATATGAGGTTAGTGTTTACGGTTTATaagataatgatcaaatttactgTTTTAGGGCTTGATGTTTATGGTTTACGGTTTAGCGTTAATGATTTGACTGTTACAATacatggtttagagtttaaggtttaagtattaccattttaaggtttatgaatTAGGTGTTATAAATgcccaattttaaaaacttttccaaCTTCAAGCTCGTTTTACTCGAATCACccatttcattgtttaaaaataataaaaaatataaatctaagCCTAACCATATTTTGGACTAGGTGGGTTGTATGGGTAGTGAACAtttctaattatcatttaaagaggaaataacatattttttaaattttgaaaggttttatatttttcgtgatttaaacttttatttttataatatttatatacttttaaagaaaagaccaaattaataaaattacaaacattAAAGACTACAAAATTATTTGATCATTTTCTAATTGTTACATTGATAATTTTAACCGTAAAATTagatgtttaaattaaaaaatttaatgatttaaaatgaaataattttttatgcgttttatgaaaaatgcctaaaaatgtaataataggCGTTTTATAAAACgccatacaaaaataattttactttaaaataatttttagcagaaaaatataagatttttaGCATAgaaaaacggtgtcgttttgtacaaaataaaataatttttacggcgtttttataaaaaacgccgcaaaagataagcaatagcggctttttttataaaaacgcctcaaaaaatattcaaaatcccGCTGACTCccaacaaaaaaatttttttggttaccCGCTCGTTACTCCTTCTTCTCATCTCCATTGTGCGCCCTAAATACCCTAAATAAAGGTTTGTACttaattctttttcccttttaatctcaaaattccaTGAGTTCCTTTGCCCCAACATCTCGTAATACCGTTCAAATCcctaaaccttttctttttctctccatgaggtttacaatttagtttttaagcTTTGTGGGGTTCTGTTGTTGTTCTTTATTCCATTTTTGTATGTGTTTTTGTAGGGAATGGAAGAAAATTACAGGAGGTTGAAGGAGATAAACAAGAAGTTGAGAAGGGAGATTTAATGGAAATTATATCCTTTTCCCAACTatgaatttgttattattttgtttcattttattggTTGATTAGAATGGGGGAGATAAAGGACAACGATGCCTACGAGGAAGAGCTTCTCGACTacgaagaagaagatgaaaaagtCCCTGACTCTGCCTCCATTAAGGCTGCTGATTCTGCTAAGAAGTTAGTCATTTtaacttatacatatttttaaggAAAACAATGTTCTAATATAATCTGCTAGTTTTTGTGtaaagcaatttaattttaatttgtttcatttctttttatgtgGTATAGGGGGTATGTTGGAATTCACAGTTCGGGAATCAGAGACTTTCTGCTGAAACCGGAGCTGCTTCGATCTATTGTGGATTCTGGTTTTGAACATTCTTCCGAAGGCAAAGTTTTAAATTCATGTCTGATGTTAACATTCGTGAATTCCGTGAATtaagtcatttttgtttttcttgcttTTAGTGACTTATAATGGTGGGCAGTATACAAGTTTGGtgctttattattttgatttactgTTTTGGATGAAGCATTTGTTGTTACATGATATGCTTTGTAGTAATCTTTGAAATACTTTGccttgaaattatattttttcaacttAATTTATCTAGGCATAAAAGTCTTCAAAATTATCatagcttttcttttctgttgattcaaattgttcatttaaactctttttttatgtttatatatatatatactgtttttaataaaatttttaataattcattcattcTAAGTTAATTGGACTTGCCTACGGCTGAACATACAGTTTATATATGAATATGCTTCATCTGCATTGCCTGATTCACTTGATCTGGTTTGGTTGTTCTTTGATTCTGACTTGTTCAAGCTTGTATTATTCAGGTAATCACGATTCAGGTAATCACTATAATGGACGATTTTGATGACTCTGATATCGAATTGCAGTCACAGTTATAAGAGTTATCATGCATAGTCCCAAAAGCAAAGCAAATGCTGATACTATTATTGAAAGGCATGtctcatttccttttttctcttttccccctTTATTTAGATATTAAAGAATCAGAATGAAGTTTATCTTCTCACTCTTTTACTATACCAGCAATATGTATAATAAGATTCGTGATTCAGGTGGTCTAGAGAGCAAAATGATGGATTACTGTACTGagtttatttcttcattttcttttctttctggACTCAGTTGAATGTGCCGACCTTTTtcttccttaatttttttcatttcaaggcttttattttgtttcatattttagGCAACCAGTTTTTTTATCCTTGCCCTTTGCCATTTAACATTCCAGTTATTGgctttttaacccttaaatggTGCTGAGTTTGTTCTGTTTCTTTGTGAAGGTGTGCTGGTGCAGGGCATTTACGAGATGATATCCTCCATTATAGTAAGGAACCAGCTGAATACTTGCTTACTGACCTGCCAAGCTCTTATGGCGAAGGTGCAACCAGCAGCTCAATGGGGTATGATAGCATTAATAACAAAATCATATTTGAACTTGAAGGTGCACACTGATTATATAATCAGACTTTTGCAGGAGAATAATTGTGTTAAGTTTCAGCAGCAAATGAAGTGTAATCTGTATGCGTGGTTTAGATATCAGTGTTCATTGTTGTTGTGTTGCTAAGCTAAACAATTCttccataatatataatatcatttattgttaatatattttttgaataatttttttatctgcTTTTTTTGACACAATTAAAGTTACTTCCCAATCTATTCAATGGCttgctaattataatattaaattaaaattaaaaatatttttaaatatattactaactattatatgataataacaaaattagtattaattattatataagtaatcttagagtaagaataaaaaataaaaattaagtagtCATTTTTTATAATCATGGCACATTTTCACATTTGTAACTGGAAAAGGCGGTTGTGCTCTTCTTATTTTTGCAGTTTGAAGTATTGAACATTGGAAGCTTTAACATCTGCTTCAACACCTTCAACAGTTTTCTGTTTATCTCACATTTTATGGTGTAGCTTATAAGTATTTCTGATTTTTGGTAGCTTTGGAtcaagaaattattgaaatttggaGTTTTGAACTTGAAATTTCCTAACCCTTGTATCCTTTATAGTTGTTTGACTTTTTGTATCCTTTTAGAGGCAGAATAGATGTGCATACTAGTGAAAAAGTGATTGCCTTTGTTCTTTTTGAGTTTACTAGATTAGACTGATATTTTCTAAACTGGGTACTGCTGGACAATCTCTTTAATTAGACCCCCACTTTTTAACTAAccctcttatttatttattttatctttttaattgttAACATGTAAAAGGAGTCTAAATTACCTGGGAACACTTTATGAAAATGGCTGTAtattggttattttaatcatgtAATATTTCAATACTTGTTTATTGATAATTGTACTGTATGACTGTATGACTGCTAATTGTACTGCAACACATCTATATGCCCATTTCTTACCTGTAATCATGTTGCATATGCTTTGGCTTTTTAAATCGTGAATCATGATTAATAAAAATGAGATGGATAGCTGATGCCTTTCCTGATTTTCAGGTTTGACAAGGAACTGAACAAGGAAGttgctattaaatttattgatttagaAGAACCGTAAGTGGATACCTTTGTTatattttccttgatttatTCCTCATTAAAGTGTCTTGTAGCAGGTGCTTGCTATGAGCAGCAAAGTATTGTATATGAGCAGCAAAGGATATTCAAAAGGTATTGCCTTTGTTATATTTTGCCTTTGTTATAATTTGTCAGTGGAAAAATTTTGACCCAAAAGGATTTAAGGGTTTTGATCAACTGAAGTTGTAAGAATTCTTTTTGGTTTATGAGCAACATCATTATTTTGAAAGCACGTACATATTGCCCCCCAGAAAAGCAAGCTACAGCCCACCAATCTGTACACAAAATCCATGTTTATATATACTTTCTATCCATTTGGATGGTGAAATTTACATTCTTTGGTGCTGATGCAGGCCCATGCATGAAGTTACGTTTTCAACAGAAGACAAACCAAAACTTCTTAGTCAGGTATATGATAGGTTTGTTTGTCAAATAGAAGTGTATTATCTTTTCTATCTTGAAACTTTTGCTTTAAGAAGTGTATTATCTTGAATATATCCAGAGATTGCATGGTTAAGGTTTACATAGTAAGAAAAAAGGAAGGGAAAATGTGTTTGGAAATCATAAAAGTTAAACTACTAACTGTGTCGACTACGCACATTATACCAAATAGAACATTTTACAATCCGTTAGCTTCATAACTTCATTCATACTTTTAgccccatttatttatttattaattgaaaataatgtacATTATACCAAGCAAGCAAATGTACATTTTTTTCTGAAATCTGTCATGTTTACATAATGCTCTTATGCCATTTCTTCAATAGCTTCTTCTATAAAAAGGTAGTTGCTTGCTTCTACCTTCAGTTTTCCCATACTTTACTTTGCTCAGATATTTGTCCCCATACACAAAGACATACATTGCTGTTTAAGGAACACATGCCCTATACTGAGTTGGATTTTTCCATGCTTATGTAGAAACACATGCCCTATGCCCTATTTTCGTTTAAGGACCGCCAAGGAAATTCTGAAACTGAAAGCTGATTGATCGGATGTGTATGTCGGCTTTCATCAACTACTTTCGAAGGCCTTACTAGGAATTGAAATGGTGTGCAAAGAGATTGCTTCTTCTGATCTGATTTTTCGATATAAATACTGGACAAAGTATGGATATTTCTTGTCAGTTGCATTTTGTCAGTTGCATTTTCTGTTGTTAGTAAAATAGGATTCTCTTCTTAGGATTTTAGTTTCTTCACTTGTATTAGACTCAACAATGGCTTGCATTGCATTGGTGTTGATTTTACctaaattttgaggtttataatttataatttttattaattatttacattttctcacttttattaatttttattattatttaagcttccTTTATTTgccttcttttatcattttcatagaaaatttaatttaaataatatttttatttatccttaaaagtatatttaaagttcaaattaaaaaaataaaacataatataatatttatcataaaaataaatattatttgattaaaataatttttttgcatgATATGTTTTTAACGGCGTTTTGGCGAGAAGCGCCGTTAAAGGTCacgttctttagcggcatttgtgacaaaagcaccgctaaaggtcatggtatttagcggcgtttgtggaaaaagcgtcgctaaaggtcatggtctattttgtgaaacgccgctaaaggtcctgttctttagcggcgtttgtgggaaaagcgccacGAAAGGCCTAAAAAGGCGcagctaaaagcctgttttggtgtagtgatattaccatttaatatttacgagttcaatatagtattataataaactttgatttgataatttatgctatttgaatgaataattaggttcaagtggtaaacccttaaagtcaagtggttttagaaaaaaaggttttgggaccttgtttctataaatcaAGCAATATTTATGATGTGTTATTAGGGTCGTATTAAGATATGGTTGAGAAAtgttaatgtttagatagttaattaaagaaaaggactaaattgtaaaagatgtaaaagttaatcgctatcaATTATTACGGGTTAATTGGGCATGGAAATATATGTGAATGggcttaaatggtaaatatatcATATAGATATATAGTGGACAGCTATGGATGATGAAATTGTTATGtgttaagtaaataataaatggtaaacttgtaattgtataaacaaatgaaattaaaacataaaataaaaatgaactaAGTCATTTTCATAATCTTTTTAGCTTTAATAAATTGAAACTCCATGGAAAGGAAAACCTAGCATGTGGCCAAGCTTTGAATGCATGATATGTAaaattttgcttgttttttgtgatttttatgtttttgaactcgtattagcttaatctagctaattcaggggtcaaattgtaaaactgttaaattttatagattatgCCATGGAtgagtttgatatttttttttgaagttttatggtagattgTTAAGCCTGGTTGTTAAACAGacgtattttgttaagtaaatttttttatgattttaaggtttagggcttatttatgaaaatagtaaaattcaaggaaattattgtaaattgaTGATAAATATGGGCTGTTATAAGACTAGGAAAAAATTGGCtagtatgaattttaattaaaagtggttaaattgcaagtttcgggtttaaggactaaattgcaaaaaaaaggtaaactttgagggtaattttgtaaatttttattattaagggttataagataaaataattattttaaatgctaGAATgggattaattaaataaaaatatttatctagatcaagaaacaaCTCGAACAGACACAAATCGTGGAAAAGTTAAAGTAGCGGAATAGTGGTCGATTCGTGTTAGAAGTCGTTTATGAattcaggtaagttcatataaggACTAAGTTTTTATGTGTTATTTT
The nucleotide sequence above comes from Gossypium raimondii isolate GPD5lz chromosome 13, ASM2569854v1, whole genome shotgun sequence. Encoded proteins:
- the LOC105782223 gene encoding uncharacterized protein LOC105782223, producing the protein MHSPKSKANADTIIERCAGAGHLRDDILHYSKEPAEYLLTDLPSSYGEGATSSSMGFDKELNKEVAIKFIDLEEPPMHEVTFSTEDKPKLLSQKHMPYALFSFKDRQGNSETES